The following are encoded in a window of Mycoplasmopsis bovis PG45 genomic DNA:
- a CDS encoding CNNM domain-containing protein, with protein sequence MPLYLKIISTIGMILLLLLSSIFSASETAYTSLSPGRIETMVNNKEFGAKLIKKQHKFFNQLLSTILICNNIVNIALSAITSYLLSVWWLANLHEVNKYNVIISTAILTPIVVLFGEILPKLAAKKYPVAVSKTFCYVLQAFYYIFWLFTYPVSKIGRNIYITNTEQDVKGLIDIAQNEGVLETNESIMAQNALDLDSTKVSRHYIKLKDVYLINYNDSVSDAIELFKKTNYSRLPVKKDDNLIGIIHLKDIFYLQKGKVITYLKPVPTISMNTSLSLALEKMRIQKSQMAFVTENNYSTDVIGLITMEDIIEEIIGEIYDEYDDEEWEDFHEISLELFHASGKMKLKEVIKRLEIEVESIEPNELNMCLFEFIKHRVGYSPRKNTKYTIGDVHFRILSITNSKKNDAKIEIELGNKVDMMETSTNQIVV encoded by the coding sequence ATGCCTCTCTATTTAAAAATTATTTCAACTATAGGAATGATTTTATTGCTATTGCTTAGTTCGATTTTTAGCGCAAGTGAAACTGCATATACTAGTCTAAGTCCAGGCAGGATTGAAACTATGGTTAACAACAAAGAATTTGGTGCAAAATTAATTAAAAAGCAACACAAATTCTTTAATCAATTACTTAGCACAATCTTAATTTGCAACAACATTGTAAATATAGCGCTTTCAGCAATAACTTCTTATCTTTTGAGCGTGTGATGACTAGCAAACTTGCATGAAGTTAATAAATATAATGTCATTATCTCAACAGCCATTTTAACCCCGATTGTAGTGTTATTCGGTGAAATTTTGCCCAAATTAGCTGCTAAAAAATATCCTGTTGCTGTATCTAAAACCTTTTGTTATGTATTGCAAGCTTTTTATTATATTTTCTGACTATTTACTTATCCAGTAAGCAAAATTGGCAGAAACATTTATATTACAAATACTGAGCAAGATGTTAAGGGCTTGATAGATATTGCACAAAACGAAGGTGTGCTAGAAACTAATGAAAGCATAATGGCTCAAAATGCTTTAGACTTAGATAGTACTAAAGTCTCGCGTCATTATATTAAGCTAAAGGATGTTTATTTAATTAACTATAATGATAGTGTATCAGATGCTATAGAGTTATTTAAAAAAACAAATTATAGTCGCCTTCCTGTTAAAAAAGATGACAATCTTATTGGAATAATTCATCTTAAAGATATTTTTTACTTACAAAAAGGCAAGGTAATTACATATTTAAAACCTGTTCCAACAATTTCAATGAACACTAGCTTGTCATTAGCTTTAGAAAAAATGCGTATTCAAAAATCACAAATGGCATTTGTTACTGAAAATAACTATAGTACTGATGTTATTGGTTTAATAACAATGGAAGATATCATTGAAGAAATTATTGGTGAAATATATGACGAATATGATGATGAAGAGTGAGAAGACTTTCACGAAATTAGTCTTGAATTATTCCACGCTTCTGGAAAAATGAAACTAAAAGAAGTGATTAAAAGGCTAGAAATTGAAGTTGAAAGCATTGAGCCTAATGAATTAAATATGTGCCTGTTTGAATTTATCAAGCACAGAGTTGGCTACTCTCCGAGAAAAAATACTAAATATACTATAGGCGATGTTCATTTTAGAATACTTTCAATAACAAATTCAAAGAAAAATGATGCAAAAATTGAAATTGAGTTAGGTAACAAAGTTGATATGATGGAAACATCAACTAATCAAATTGTAGTTTAA
- the dnaB gene encoding replicative DNA helicase, whose protein sequence is MSNNSEYYEISSLSKYSNPNLEASLLGLVYINNQTASKIIPYLTKEDFTVREHALFFEVLKDLFLKNISINFDQLMFYKSKNKQYNFINFEFLLHIQDSAGLSNNIIQYLQELERLTKLRTIELKLSRVLNKLSTNTAVSESEVISELHDLLLNIDKSKTSQDFLTVEEVAKVVVDDLVKKRELNISNISGVPSGFEALDTLTQGFQPGEMIVLAARPGMGKTAFALNIAKNASSASRNKPAKKVVFFTLEMPSSQLVTRLFGISTEIDLYKFKKPSELSQEELDKITIHQKRHLNQLNLFIDESAKTDLPTLLWKCRRLAKTNGIDMIIIDYLQLLSVDSSKPSRDRQAEVATISRNLKTLALELKVPIIALSQLSREVEKREDKRPILSDLRESGTIEQDADIVLFLYRKNYYNKNKINFKDKDLSAQQKEMLEQGFIGDVTNLLIAKHRNGTQADINLLFRLNCGKFEDLYYKYDEVNDSFNFNKGDE, encoded by the coding sequence ATGTCAAATAACTCCGAGTATTATGAGATAAGCAGCCTAAGCAAGTATTCAAATCCTAATTTAGAAGCATCATTGCTTGGCTTAGTTTATATAAATAACCAAACAGCAAGCAAAATTATTCCTTATTTAACTAAGGAAGATTTTACTGTTCGTGAGCACGCTTTGTTTTTTGAAGTTTTAAAAGACTTATTCTTAAAAAACATTTCAATTAATTTTGATCAACTTATGTTTTATAAGTCTAAGAATAAGCAATATAACTTCATTAATTTTGAATTCTTGTTACATATTCAAGATTCTGCTGGCTTAAGTAATAATATTATTCAGTACTTACAAGAGTTAGAAAGACTAACAAAATTAAGAACAATTGAACTTAAGTTAAGTAGAGTTTTAAATAAATTAAGTACAAATACAGCAGTAAGCGAAAGTGAAGTGATTAGCGAACTTCATGACTTGCTTTTAAATATCGACAAAAGCAAAACTAGTCAAGACTTCTTAACTGTTGAGGAAGTAGCAAAAGTTGTAGTTGATGATTTAGTTAAAAAAAGAGAACTTAATATTTCTAATATTAGCGGAGTACCTAGTGGATTTGAAGCATTAGACACACTAACACAAGGGTTTCAGCCTGGAGAAATGATTGTTTTAGCTGCTAGACCAGGTATGGGAAAAACCGCTTTTGCCTTAAATATAGCTAAAAACGCCAGTTCTGCTTCCAGGAATAAACCTGCTAAAAAGGTTGTATTTTTTACCTTAGAAATGCCTTCATCACAACTAGTTACTCGTTTATTTGGCATTAGCACAGAAATCGATTTATATAAGTTTAAAAAACCTAGTGAATTATCACAGGAAGAATTAGATAAAATTACCATCCATCAAAAAAGACATCTTAACCAATTAAACTTATTTATAGATGAATCAGCTAAAACTGACTTGCCAACATTGCTTTGAAAATGCCGTAGGCTTGCTAAAACTAATGGAATTGATATGATAATTATTGACTACTTGCAATTATTAAGCGTCGATTCAAGCAAGCCTTCTAGGGATAGACAAGCTGAAGTTGCAACAATAAGTAGAAATCTTAAAACACTGGCTTTAGAATTAAAAGTTCCTATTATTGCACTAAGCCAGCTTAGTCGTGAGGTTGAAAAAAGAGAAGATAAAAGACCTATATTATCAGACTTAAGAGAATCAGGAACTATTGAGCAAGATGCTGATATTGTTTTATTTTTATATAGAAAGAACTACTACAATAAAAATAAAATTAATTTTAAGGATAAAGACTTAAGCGCACAGCAAAAAGAAATGTTAGAACAAGGCTTTATTGGCGATGTAACAAATTTACTTATTGCAAAGCACAGAAATGGTACACAAGCTGATATTAATTTATTATTTAGGTTAAACTGCGGTAAATTTGAAGATCTTTACTATAAATATGATGAAGTCAACGACTCCTTTAACTTCAATAAAGGAGATGAATAA
- the rplI gene encoding 50S ribosomal protein L9, with translation MKVILIKDCKDGKANTIIEVSDGYGSNFLINKGFAVPYNEKTKKQLEKKLSDLTASEMEARQSALELKEKLEKEVLKYELEANIDGNNNLNVHGAVSTKDIVKTLVKLGYKLDKYAVQKVHLVGRGLHEIDIIVYKDIIAKLKVDIIINVK, from the coding sequence ATGAAGGTTATACTAATTAAAGACTGTAAAGATGGCAAGGCAAACACAATTATTGAAGTATCTGACGGATATGGATCTAATTTCTTAATTAATAAAGGCTTTGCAGTGCCATATAATGAAAAAACTAAAAAGCAATTAGAGAAAAAGTTAAGCGATTTAACTGCTAGTGAAATGGAAGCGCGTCAAAGTGCATTGGAATTAAAGGAAAAGCTTGAAAAAGAAGTATTAAAATATGAATTAGAAGCTAATATAGACGGCAATAATAATTTGAATGTTCATGGTGCAGTTTCAACTAAGGATATTGTTAAGACTTTGGTTAAATTAGGCTATAAATTAGACAAATACGCTGTTCAAAAGGTACACTTAGTTGGCAGAGGGTTGCATGAAATTGATATCATTGTTTACAAAGATATTATTGCTAAACTAAAGGTGGATATAATAATCAATGTCAAATAA
- a CDS encoding DHH family phosphoesterase: MNLSNIPSKKKTVIIYGTICLLAIITLIACVVLITKFSNSQSKIWASAVVGLTISAIIASTVGLLLIRMYWSQNAIIKKSFNFFIDEIISHNSIGLLIYDNNFNILWTSSFIKNKFGRKWVGYTLAEFFKYYDSNFDTNLQSINFKDNENYYHAEIWPLKNCISIKDITLEQHMIQIYSNQLPVIGEVEIDNYQLYHSILSKEELYKVNQEFIAILDELVTKYNFVYRQYTNGKFLVFTNKESIDKMVSVDFSFFSKIHSALKNSKINNHLISISAGFALGYQNLWEKTEQAKNALLQAQSRGGDQVAIFSNVERPKYFGSSSEILYDISRTRIKRIADVIESKLRDPKIKKVICYGHSNADLDAIGSSLGIWALAKEYNKEAYICSVTQDSTTEAAIEKIIPKDEEIFIKPQVANKITDESTLVFLLDNSQLDRTDNKDCINNTKVNNIFILDHHRLGSSIDFCPSVNRYIDSAASSASEIVTEILMFVQKVISIKPFVAQMLLNGIYLDTLQFTKKVNARTFIAAGWLEEKGANSAKSSEILKIDEDTWNDVNDLLSNIQEVKPGYFLAYKDIPLTNDVISIASEEILKISGRKASFVIAKLKGTKFYKMSARGLDVNVQLIAEAVGGGGHFGTAAAVSSEEFSTFIDNVKQAIVSEKNEGYTN; encoded by the coding sequence ATGAATTTGAGTAATATTCCTAGTAAGAAAAAGACTGTCATAATTTATGGAACAATATGCCTGCTAGCAATTATCACATTAATTGCTTGTGTTGTTCTTATTACTAAATTTAGTAATAGTCAGTCTAAAATATGAGCCTCTGCAGTAGTTGGACTAACAATTAGTGCAATTATTGCAAGTACTGTGGGATTACTGCTTATCAGAATGTATTGGTCACAAAATGCAATTATCAAGAAGTCATTTAACTTTTTTATAGATGAGATAATAAGTCATAATTCAATTGGCTTGCTAATTTATGACAATAATTTCAACATTTTATGAACTAGTTCATTTATAAAAAATAAATTTGGTCGCAAATGAGTCGGATATACATTAGCCGAGTTCTTTAAGTATTATGATTCAAATTTTGATACTAATTTACAAAGCATAAATTTTAAAGATAATGAAAATTATTATCATGCAGAAATATGGCCACTTAAAAATTGCATAAGCATAAAAGACATTACTTTAGAACAGCATATGATTCAAATTTATTCTAATCAACTTCCTGTAATTGGCGAAGTAGAAATAGATAATTATCAGTTATATCATTCAATACTTTCAAAAGAAGAACTTTATAAAGTTAACCAAGAATTTATAGCAATTTTGGACGAATTAGTTACTAAATATAACTTTGTATATCGTCAATATACTAATGGAAAATTCTTAGTGTTCACTAATAAAGAATCAATTGATAAAATGGTAAGCGTTGACTTTAGTTTCTTTTCAAAGATTCACTCTGCGCTAAAAAATTCAAAAATAAATAATCATTTGATTTCTATTTCTGCAGGTTTTGCATTAGGCTATCAAAACCTATGAGAAAAAACAGAGCAAGCCAAAAACGCTTTATTACAAGCTCAAAGTCGTGGTGGTGATCAAGTTGCAATTTTCTCAAATGTTGAAAGACCAAAATATTTTGGTTCATCTAGTGAAATACTTTATGACATTAGCAGAACTAGAATTAAGAGAATTGCTGATGTTATAGAAAGCAAATTAAGAGATCCAAAAATCAAAAAAGTTATATGTTATGGCCACTCAAATGCTGACTTAGATGCTATTGGCTCATCATTAGGTATTTGAGCCTTAGCTAAAGAGTACAACAAAGAAGCATATATTTGTTCGGTAACTCAAGATTCAACAACTGAAGCAGCAATTGAAAAAATTATTCCTAAAGATGAAGAGATTTTTATTAAACCTCAAGTAGCAAATAAAATAACTGATGAGTCAACTTTAGTATTTTTATTAGATAACTCTCAATTAGATAGAACCGATAATAAGGACTGTATAAACAATACAAAAGTTAATAATATTTTTATCCTAGACCACCATAGATTAGGCTCAAGCATCGATTTTTGTCCAAGTGTTAATAGATATATTGATTCAGCTGCTTCTAGTGCTTCTGAAATAGTTACTGAAATTTTAATGTTCGTGCAAAAAGTAATTTCAATTAAACCTTTTGTTGCTCAAATGTTACTAAATGGTATATATTTAGACACTTTGCAATTTACTAAAAAAGTTAACGCAAGAACTTTTATTGCTGCAGGCTGATTAGAAGAAAAAGGAGCTAATTCAGCAAAAAGTAGTGAAATCTTAAAAATCGATGAAGATACTTGAAATGATGTAAATGATCTTTTATCAAACATACAAGAAGTTAAACCTGGATACTTTTTAGCCTATAAAGATATCCCACTAACTAATGATGTTATTTCAATAGCTTCTGAAGAAATTTTAAAAATTAGTGGCAGAAAGGCATCATTTGTTATTGCAAAACTAAAAGGTACAAAGTTTTATAAAATGAGTGCTAGGGGATTGGATGTGAATGTTCAATTAATAGCTGAAGCAGTAGGTGGTGGTGGACACTTTGGCACAGCAGCAGCCGTATCTAGTGAAGAATTTAGCACATTTATTGATAATGTTAAACAAGCGATTGTGAGTGAGAAAAATGAAGGTTATACTAATTAA